The stretch of DNA TATCAGCCCCGAAGGGGCCGGGAACACGTGCGTTGTTGTGCGCATTCATGTCGGTCATCTCAACTCACCCCCAAGCAGGTCTTCAGTCGGATCAGTCCGTCGCGGATGCGGGACTTGATGGTGGGGACGGCCGCGTTCAGCTTTTCTGCTACTTCCCGGTACGTGAGGCCGCCGTAGTAGGCGAGCCGCACCGATTCCTGCTGCGTGTCCGTCAGCGTCCCGAGGCAGCGGGCCACCGCCTCGGCCTCAAGCCGGTTCCCGACCTCGTCGGAGACGGAATCGTGGGCGATGTCCTGGCTGCTGGCGCCGTACTTCGCTTCCCGGTCGCTGGACGACTGGGAGGAGCGGACCTTGTCCACGGCCCGCCGGTGCGAGATGGTCATGAGCCAGGCGAGGGGGCTGCCGGCGTCGGAATTGAATTTGGACGCATTCTGCCAGACCTGGAGGAAGACTTCCTGGGTGGTGTCCTCGCTGAGCTCGGGATCGATCAGGACGCGGCGGGCCATGCCGTAGACGCGCCGGGAGGTGAGCCGGTAGAACTCGGCGAACGCGGCCTGGTCGCCCTGCGCGATCTGTTCCAGCAGAACACCCAGCCGGCCGTTGACGTCGACTGAGGCGGCTGGGGGAGTGGCAGCCTCGGAATTCGGGGCGTTGGGAGTGTCCATCACCTCCAAGCATAAGGCGCCGGGCGACCCCGGGTCAGGACACTCTGCTCCCGGAGCGTCGGCGCCCGCGCGCCGGCGGGCCGGTCGCTGGTCCAATTGCACTATGGTCACCTGCCGTTCCTCGCTCCTTCCCCGTGCTCCTGCGGCTGCCTCCAGCGGGCTTCACAGGTGATTCGGCGCGGCGGGAGGCGCGGATGGGCGCAGGGAGGTGCACACTTCGCGCACTCCGGAGTTGCCGGCTAGATCCGCGCCCCGGCGAAGCCGTTCTGGCGCCAGGCCTCATAGACAGCGATCGAGGCGGCGTTGGCGAGGTTCAGCGAGCGCAGGGCGGGGAGCATGGGCAGGCGGACGCGGGAGGTCACATGGGGATCGTTCTTGAGCTCTTCGGAAAGCCCCACCGACTCGCGGCCGAACAGCAGGACATCCCCCGGGCGGTAGCTGATGTCCGTGTAGGAGACGTCGCCGTCCGAGGTGAATGCAAAGACGCGCTCCGGCGCCAGGGCCTGCCAGGCAGCGTCGATGTCCGGGTGGACGGTCACGACGGCGAGGTCGTGGTAGTCCAGGCCGGCGCGCCGCAGTTTGGCGTCGGAGAAATCAAAGCCCAGCGGTTCCACCAGGTGCAGCTGTGCCCCGGTGATTGCGGCAAGCCGGATGGCATTGCCGGTGTTGCCGGGTATTTCGGGAGTATGGAAGAGGATTCGGAACACCGTTCCATCCTAGCGAGCCCTTGCCGCGTCAGACGCCGCTAGTGCATTCCGCGCAGCAGCCGCGCGAGCACCGGCACCGCGACGGTGTTGGGCGCCGGGCCGGAGCTCAGGAACTGCTTCAGCCCCCGCGCCAGGCCTGCCCCGTTCACCACCTGCACTGTGTCGTGGGCACCGGTGCGGCGGTGCCGGTCGATGACGGGTTCGTGCAGGTTGCCGTCGGTGCTGTGCACCACCGTCCAGCCCGTGACATTCAGCTCGGGGAAGATGTCCTGCATCCGGCGCACCACGTGGGCCAGCTGCGGCGGGGCAATCGACCGGCCGCCGTGCGTCAGGGAGCTGCCGTTCCAGGCGTAGGCCCCCGGTGGAAGCAGCATGGAACCGATCACCGCCATCCGGTAGCCGGCGAGGACCACGTGGTCAATGGAGCTGTTGTCTGCCGGTGACCGCAGGCCGTTGAGGAGGCGGGCGGCAGGAATGGCGGGGAGGATCTGGCGGCTTATCAGCTGCACGGTCCGCATTTCCCGCTGGATCCTGGCCTCTGCACCGAAAATGCCGCGCTTCCGGGGCAGCCCGTGCACCTGCTGGCGCGCCAGTTCCTCCGGGATCAGCGGCACCTCGCCGGTCTGGGCGTACTGCTCAAAGGGCGGAACATACACGGGGGCGTCCGCCGCGGTGTTGCGGGGGGTGTTCGGGCGCCGGACATTGGCGGAAGCCCGGCTGCCGGCCGCCGGGGCATCGAAGTGCGCATCCTCGTGACCGGAGGGCCAGGTGTCTGAGGGTCCGGGATCCGAGGTCCCGCCAAACGGGCCGCGGCCTCTGCCGTAGGAACGGTCGTAGTCGGCACGGCTCCGGGCATCGATCAGTGTCTCGTAGGCGAGGGTCACCCGCCGGAAGGCTGCGGGATCGCCGCCGTGGTCCGGGTGCGCGGTACGGGCGGCCTTGCGGTAAGCCACCTTGATTTCCTTGTCCGTCGCCGTCACCGGGATGCGCAGGACCTGGTAGTGCGAGCTGTTCCCCTGGGTCAACCAAGAATCCTTTACGTTGATGGTGCCGGCCCGTCCTGGACGGCCGGCACGGCCAGTTTAACCGGCTAGGGGAACAACGTCTCCGCGGTCCCGGATGGTTCCCCTGCGCTGGCCCGCCCCGCCCTTGTCGGGTGGTCCCGGGAACCGTCCGGCACCGCTGCTCCGGATAACCACCGGCAGCCCCGCGGCTACCGGGGCGACTTCGGGGAGAGCCGGTTCAGCGCCAGCGCCCCGACCAGCAGGCCGAAATCACGAAGCGCCACGTCGAAGAAGGACCCGAGCACGAGCAGGTTGACGATGATGCCGAGCAGCCAGGCGGCAACCAGCAGCGATCCGAAACGCGGGCGGAACGCCACTGCCAGTCCGGCGATGATTTCGACGACGCCGACGACGTACATGAAGGTCTGTGCCGGAAGCGGGACCACGGACGTCGCTACCGGTGCCAGATAGACGTTCCAGTCGGTCAGCAGGTTGGTGAACTTGTCCAGGCCGAACAGGATGGGCGCGACTGTGAAGACGGTCCGCAGCAGGAGGAATGCCTGCGGTTCCCGCCCCCGGCGGGCCGTGCGGGTGTCTGCACTGTGGAGTGTTGAGGATTGCATCAGAGGCTCCTTCTAAAAGTAGGTAGCTTGATTTTAGAAGCATCCGATAATTTAAACAATGATCTTGGTTTTAGAACTAGAATGGCCGCATGAGCAGACTTTCGTGGGCGGGCAGGATTGCAGCGCTTGCGTCCCTGGGTGACGGCACCCGGAGAGCGCTGTTCGCCTTTGTTGCCGCCGCAGACGCCCCGGTGAGCCGTAATGACGCAGCCGAAGCGCTGGAGCTGCCGCGGAGCACTGCCTCGTTCCACCTGGACCGGATGGTGCACGACGGGCTCCTGGCGGTGGAGTTCCGGAAGCTCGGGGGCCGCGAGGGGCCCGGTTCAGGCCGTCCCGCCAAGCTCTACAGGGCCGCAGTCCAGGAAGTGGCCGCCTCCGTCCCGGAGCGCAATTACGATCTTGCCGCGGAACTGCTGGTTTCCGCGATCGAGGAGTCCGCGGCGGGGGGCGTCCCGGCTCGCGACGCGCTGGTCCGGTCCGCACGCGCGCGCGGCCAGGGGGCGGCCGGCGGTGTGCAGGGCGCGGCTGCATTCGAGCAGCTGCTCACGGCGGAGGGTTACCGGCCCGAGGACGACGGCGAGGGCGGGCTCGTGCTGCTGAACTGCCCCTTCCACCGGATCGCTGCGGGCCATGCGGACGTGGTCTGTGCCATGAACGGTGCCTTCCTGGGCGGCGCCGCCGAAGGCTGCGGCATTCCTCCCGAGCGCGTGGAGGCGCTGGCAGTCGAGGAACTGAGGAAGAGCGGAGCCGCGCGGCCGGGACAGTGCTGCGCCCGGATCCGGCCGCAGTGACCGCGCGGCTTCAGGCTGCGTTGAGCCCGGCCTTGCCCTTGGCCCTGGCCCTGCCCTTGGTCCCGGTCAACAGGACGCCGGCGACCACCAATGTGCCGCCGAGAACCTGGACCAGCGTCAGGGGTGTGCCCAGCGCGACGGTGATGATGGCGGTGAAGACGACCATCAGGTTGAGGTAGTTTCCTGCCGTGCCCGGCGGGATGGACTTCAGCGCCAGGTTCCACAACAGGTACGCGCCCAGGGACGGGAAGACGGCAATGTAGGCCATGGACCAGCCCTCGGCCGGCGTATCGGGGAACTGTACGTTCAGCGCGAGGGCGAACGGTGCCAGGGTCACTGCCGCCATCACCACCTGCACGGCGGTGGCTGCGATGGCCGGCACGTCCAGCCGGCGGGCAATGATGGTGTAGAAGCCCCAGACAATGATCGCGCCGATCATCAAAAGCTCTCCGGTGTTGATGGAGAGGCTCAGTACCCGCGAGAGCTCGCCCTGGGTCAGCACAAGCAGCACGCCGAATAGGCCGAGGCAGATGCCGAGCCAGCCGAGGCGGGTGGTCTTCTCCCCGAGCAGGACGATAGCCATCACGACGATCAGGGCCGGGTTGGCCGCGGTGATGAGGGAGGCGTTGAGGGCGGAGGTGTAGCCGAGTGCCCCGTACAGCAGCAGGGTGTAGCCGCTCATCCCCAGCGCACTCAGGAACAGGAGTGCGGGCCAGCGGCGCAGCACGGCCCGCCAGTCCGGCTTCTCGACGAACTGGGCCAGGAACAGCAACGGCACGGCCGCCAGCGCCCAGCGCCAGAAGGTCAGCTCCAGCGGGGCCATCGAGGCCACGGAGGCCTTGCCCACCACGTAGTTTCCCGACCAGAACAGGGTGGCCAGGACAAGGTAGAGGGACGCCTTCACCCGCTCGAATGTACACCAGCACGCGGGCCCCGCCCGGCCGCTTCGCCATAGGCCCCGCGGGTAGAATTGGGTTTGTGCCTGTATACCTCGACCATGCCGCCACCACCGCCCTCGCCCCGGAGGCGCTGGCTGCCCTGACGCGCGAACTGGCCCGCACCGGAAACCCCTCCTCGCTCCATGGCTCGGGCCGCCGCGCCCGCCGGGCCGTCGAAGACGCGCGGGAAATGCTGGCGGCGGCCGCCGGGGCCCATCCCTCGGAGGTCATCTTCACCTCGGGCGGGACCGAGTCCGACAACCTGGCGGTTAAGGGTCTGTACTGGGCCCGCCGCTCCGAGAACCCTGCACGGACGCGCATTCTGTGTTCCGCCGTCGAACACCATGCGGTGCTGGACGCCGTCGAGTGGCTGGAACGGCACGAGGGCGCGGAGGTGTGCTGGCTGCCCGTTGACGGAGCAGGAGTGGTGGACCTAGGCGTGCTGCAGGCCGAGCTGTCCCGGGATCCGGCATCGATCGCCCTGGTGACGGTGATGTGGGCCAATAACGAAGTCGGCACCATCCAGCCGGTCGGCCGGATTGTCGAACTGGCGCACGCGGCCGGAGTTCCCGTGCACTCCGATGCCGTACAGGCCTTCGGCTCCCTGCCCGTGGATTTCCGCGGCAGCGGCCTTGATGCCATGTCCGTCTCGGGGCACAAAATCGGCGGACCTGTCGGCGTCGGCGCGCTCCTCCTGGGCCGGGCGGTAAAGCTGACCCCGGTCCAGCACGGTGGGGGCCAGGAACGGGATGTCCGGTCCGGTACCCTCGATACTGCCTCGATCGCCGCCTTCGCCGCGGCTGCCGAGGCCGCCTCGGCAAAGCTGCCCGGGGAGGCCGCCCGGATAGCCGCTCTGCGGGACCGCTTGATC from Arthrobacter sp. B3I9 encodes:
- a CDS encoding metalloregulator ArsR/SmtB family transcription factor; the protein is MSRLSWAGRIAALASLGDGTRRALFAFVAAADAPVSRNDAAEALELPRSTASFHLDRMVHDGLLAVEFRKLGGREGPGSGRPAKLYRAAVQEVAASVPERNYDLAAELLVSAIEESAAGGVPARDALVRSARARGQGAAGGVQGAAAFEQLLTAEGYRPEDDGEGGLVLLNCPFHRIAAGHADVVCAMNGAFLGGAAEGCGIPPERVEALAVEELRKSGAARPGQCCARIRPQ
- a CDS encoding tRNA (cytidine(34)-2'-O)-methyltransferase translates to MFRILFHTPEIPGNTGNAIRLAAITGAQLHLVEPLGFDFSDAKLRRAGLDYHDLAVVTVHPDIDAAWQALAPERVFAFTSDGDVSYTDISYRPGDVLLFGRESVGLSEELKNDPHVTSRVRLPMLPALRSLNLANAASIAVYEAWRQNGFAGARI
- a CDS encoding DMT family transporter, translating into MKASLYLVLATLFWSGNYVVGKASVASMAPLELTFWRWALAAVPLLFLAQFVEKPDWRAVLRRWPALLFLSALGMSGYTLLLYGALGYTSALNASLITAANPALIVVMAIVLLGEKTTRLGWLGICLGLFGVLLVLTQGELSRVLSLSINTGELLMIGAIIVWGFYTIIARRLDVPAIAATAVQVVMAAVTLAPFALALNVQFPDTPAEGWSMAYIAVFPSLGAYLLWNLALKSIPPGTAGNYLNLMVVFTAIITVALGTPLTLVQVLGGTLVVAGVLLTGTKGRARAKGKAGLNAA
- a CDS encoding J domain-containing protein; translated protein: MTQGNSSHYQVLRIPVTATDKEIKVAYRKAARTAHPDHGGDPAAFRRVTLAYETLIDARSRADYDRSYGRGRGPFGGTSDPGPSDTWPSGHEDAHFDAPAAGSRASANVRRPNTPRNTAADAPVYVPPFEQYAQTGEVPLIPEELARQQVHGLPRKRGIFGAEARIQREMRTVQLISRQILPAIPAARLLNGLRSPADNSSIDHVVLAGYRMAVIGSMLLPPGAYAWNGSSLTHGGRSIAPPQLAHVVRRMQDIFPELNVTGWTVVHSTDGNLHEPVIDRHRRTGAHDTVQVVNGAGLARGLKQFLSSGPAPNTVAVPVLARLLRGMH
- a CDS encoding sigma-70 family RNA polymerase sigma factor codes for the protein MDTPNAPNSEAATPPAASVDVNGRLGVLLEQIAQGDQAAFAEFYRLTSRRVYGMARRVLIDPELSEDTTQEVFLQVWQNASKFNSDAGSPLAWLMTISHRRAVDKVRSSQSSSDREAKYGASSQDIAHDSVSDEVGNRLEAEAVARCLGTLTDTQQESVRLAYYGGLTYREVAEKLNAAVPTIKSRIRDGLIRLKTCLGVS
- a CDS encoding cysteine desulfurase family protein, with product MPVYLDHAATTALAPEALAALTRELARTGNPSSLHGSGRRARRAVEDAREMLAAAAGAHPSEVIFTSGGTESDNLAVKGLYWARRSENPARTRILCSAVEHHAVLDAVEWLERHEGAEVCWLPVDGAGVVDLGVLQAELSRDPASIALVTVMWANNEVGTIQPVGRIVELAHAAGVPVHSDAVQAFGSLPVDFRGSGLDAMSVSGHKIGGPVGVGALLLGRAVKLTPVQHGGGQERDVRSGTLDTASIAAFAAAAEAASAKLPGEAARIAALRDRLIDGVLAAVPEAVLRGAPGAGRLPGNAHFTFPGCEGDSLLFLLDLAGVESSTGSACTAGVPRPSHVLLAMGLDEYTARGAQRFTLGHSSTDADVDALLAALPDAYLRARQAGMAGHESSIQTAATVARQSARQAGGSS